Sequence from the Saccharopolyspora pogona genome:
AGGAAACCGCAGTAGGACATCAGGCCCTCGTACACCGCACCTAGCTGGTTGATGCCGAGCTGCGCGTACGAGACGAAGCCGGCGTCCCGGCCCTTCCACGGCCTGGAAAGCAGCAGCTTCCGCAACACCGTCTGCAAGCACTGGTTTCCCAGCCCGACGCCTTGAACTCGCGACGCACCGGCCTGGGGTCCCAGTTCTCGTCCACATTGGAGGGAGCTTCGATCAGTGAGATCGCAGCTTGCGCGAACAGATCCCCCCGCAGGGCCTCAAACGGAAACCCGTCGTCCTCGGCCTGGGCTACGGCACGGCGCCGGTAGCCGAGCTCATCCAGCAACATCCGATGGGAAACGATCAAACGCTCGTCGTGCAACGGCACCGCCGTCTTCCGCAGCACGGCTTCCAGCCACAGCCTCCTGCGCCGAAATTGCGGCGAGTCATCCGGAACCACTTCGGCTTTCTCCGGGACCAGCGGGCGGAGTTCGTCCAAGTCGGTCAGGAACGTCGCGTCGGTGTCCCGCACCAGCTTCCGACACGCCAGTGCAGGACACCGCCCACGCGTTGTTCTTCAAACGTTGCGCCGACCGGACAATCCACGCCTCGTCACGGACTTCCACGATCGTTCCCGGCGCAAAGCCATTCGCCTGTTCGTCGGCCAACCCGTGCCCCCTGACCTTCGTGGTATTCAGCCGATCACATAGTGCGTCGTGCCGGAAAGGGCTAGTCACACAGGCCCTTTCAGAACGCCGGCTCAGCCAGGGCAGAGGTTCGTGCAAGACCACACCGAGATCATCACTACCCGGGGGCGTTGGGTTCGGTCGCCGGGTGTTGCGACGACGTTTGGCTCGGGGAGCTGGTGACCGACGGCTCGGAGGTCGTCGGGTCAGGCTCGGAAGTGATCGTCAGCATGACCTCCGGTGGCGGCGGCTTCCGGACCGGCGTGCCCGTCGGGCTCGGATATGCCGGCAGCTGGCCCGGCGGCTGCTGCACCGGTGGCGGGGCCGGTGGCTGCTGCGACGGCTCCTGCGACGTGGTCGAGCCCGGGTTCGGCTCCGACTGCACCACGGGCGGCACGGCGGGCTGGAGCGGATCGTCTGACTGGTGGCTGACCAGCGCGATCCCGCCCCCGACCAGCAGCACCGCGCCGAGTGCGCTGCCCGTCGCGGCAAGCATGCCGTTGCGCTGCCGACGGCGACGCGCGGCGGCCACCAGCGACCACTCCGCCCCGGTCCGCACCGGGATGTCCAGCTGGTCGTCCCGGAAGACCCGTTGCAGCTCGTCCTCCAGATCCATCACACGTCACCTCCTTTCACCAACGGCCCGAGCCGCTTGCGCAGCGTCGCCAGCGCCTTGCTGGCCTGGCTCTTCACCGTTCCGCAGCTGACGCCGAGCGTCTCGGCGATCTCCAGCTCGGAAAGCCCCTCGTAGTAACGAAGCACGACCACCGCGCGTTGCCTCGGCGGCAGCGATCGCAGCGCGACCCACACCGGCTCGTGCTCCAGGCGATCCTGCTGAATGGCGGCGGGGACGTCCGGGAAGTCGGCGAGCAGCGTTTCGCGGCGCGTCCGCCGCCAGCGGCTGACGTGCGTGTTCGCCATCGCCTTGCGCACGTAGGCGCTGGGGTCCGCGCAGTTCCGGCTGATCTTCGCCCAGCGGGCGCCGACCTTCTCCAGCACGATCTGCACCAGGTCGGCGGCGTCGTGCGGATTGCCGGTCAGGGCATGGCCGTAGCGGATCAGCCCGGGTAGCGCCACCCGGACGAACTCCGCGAAGTCATCTTCTGTTGCCGCCATGTCCCCCCGACGCGCCTGCCCGCGGTAGACACCGGACGCCTCGGCGGCAGTCGGCACGGCAGGCAGGTGCGCGGTCACCCCTCCACCCCCTCAACGTCAGGTATCGCCGTGGAGGGACACGCCACAACGCGCCGATGGGTTGCCGGACGCCGCCATTGATCACCCGATTGGCGCAACGATGACAGGTTTCGCGAGGTGTTGGATATCGTGCCCGGCGACGCACGTCGTTCCCCGGAGCAAACCGGCTCACCACCACGAGCTGGTCGTCAGCGAGGCGGCACCTTGCCTCGCCGACGGCCCGGGACCCAACACCAAGCCCACTATGGACACCCCCGGACGGCTGTCCGGTCGGATGTCCGGTCGGGTGTCGGGTCGGATGGACTTGGCCGCAATTTCAATGGAAATCGCGGAACATCGGCGTGTCGGACCCCGGCACGCCGATGACTGTGGATAACTTCCGCAATTTCATGGAAATCAGACCTCCGATTTCCATTGAAATTGCGGTTTACGGGTCAGCGGATGGTGACCTGGCGGCCGCGGAGGCCGTCGCGGGCGCGCCGCTCCGCCGCGTCCAGCGGCTCCGAGTCCAGCGAGCCGAGGGCCTCCGCCAGTCGGCGCCCGAGCTCCGCAGCGGGCTCGTCCCACTCGCGCGCGTGCTTCTCTCGATCGAGGTCCCACACCGGCACCAGCAGCCCATGCGCGCGGAAGGAGCCGGCGAACTTGCTGTCCTCGCCCAGCGTCAGCTGGGCCCGGGCGGACAGCCGCGCGAGCGCCGCCAGCAGCTGCTCCTCCGGCTCCGGCCGCACCCACCGCAGGTGCGCCTTTTCGCCCGCGTCCACCCAGTACGCGGATTCCACACCTTCGGCGGTCAGCCGCTCGGTGGGCATGATCGCGGCGTTCGCCCGCTCCAGGGACAGCGCGACCTCGCCGGTCGGCTCCACGTCGTCGGGCAGCCACCAGGCGAAGTCCTTGTGCAGCTCGACGTCCAGCGGCGCGGCCGGGTCGAGCAGGTCCTGCAGGCGGTTGGGGACGGTACCGACCTCGGCCGTCTCCGGGCCCACCACCGACAGCGATTCGCCCAGCTCGGCGGCCTGAACCCACTCGACGGCGCGCGCGAGATCCCGGCTGATATCACCGGAATGGGTCTGCACCTGGAGCCCGATGAAGGCCTTGTCGTCGTTGCGCCGCAGCGCCGCGGCGGCCATCGGGAGCACGGTCGCGAGGGTGACTTCGCCTTCGCCGCGCAGCGGCAGCTTCGCCGTCGCCGACGGCACGAACTCGCGCAGCGCCACCAGCTCGCACTCCGCGGCCAGCCCATCGAAAGGCCTGGTCACGATCACGTCGGCGGCACCACCGGCGGCACCGTGGCAAGCCTTGTAGCGCTTCCCGGAACCGCACGGGCAGGGCTGGCGCGGCTTGATCCCGGTGTCCGCCTGAGGCTTGGGTGCGGTTCGCTTCGACACTGCAAATCCCCTCGCTCGCGGTCAATTCGCCGTGACGCTACCGAACTGCGCGGGCTCCGATTCAGCCAGGTGGAAGCGGGTGGACGCGGGCGAGTTGGTGGCCACGAAGCGAACTCCGGCGCGGCGGCACAGCTCGACGTCGGCGGGGTCGTCGACCGTCCAGCAGTACGTGTCACGTCCGAGCGCGGCGACGCGCGCGACGAATCCCGGATCCTCGCGCAGCAGCCGGATGTCCGGGCCGGCGAGGTCCGCCCACGGTGGCAGCACCCCGGACCGCCACGAGCTGCGGAAACGGTCGAACAGCAGCACGGTCGGCACCCCGGGCGCGGCCTCGCGGAACCGGCGCACCGCCGACTGGGAAAACGACATCATCAGCACCGGCGAGCTCTCCGGGTCCGCAGGCGCCGCCAGCCCGTGGCGGGCCAGCCGCGCGACGAGCTTGTGCTCCACCAGCCCGCCGTAGCGGACCGGGTGCTTGGTCTCGATGAACAGCCTGACCGGCCGCGAGTGGTCCCGGACCAGGCCGAGGACTTCGTCGAGGGTCAGCACGCCGTGCTCGGGCGTTGCGGGCGGGCGGCGCACCAGCTCATCCGCGGACTCCGGCGATTCCTGGTGCCAGCCGCCGAAATCCACTTCGGACATCGCGGCGACGGTGAGCTCGCTGACCACGCCGCGGCCGCTGGAGGTCCGGTCGATGCGGCGGTCGTGCACGCACACGAGCCGGCCGTCCCGGCTGACCCGGATATCGCATTCGAGTGCATCGGCGCCGTGCTCCAGGGCCAGTTCGTAAGCACCGCGGGTGTGCTCGGCGCGATGCGCAGAGGCCCCTCGGTGCGCAACGACGTCGGGGGTCGGTTGCCGCACGGCGCCCATTATGCGGGCGACCTCGATCCACTTCCGGCATCTGTGACACACCACAACGCCGCCGCACCCGCGATGAGGCGCTGTTGCGCCTGCTCAGCTACCGCGAGCGCGTTCGGGCGCTGCAGAGGCTGTTTTGGAAGGTGCTGGTGTGAAGCGAACGGACCGTTTGTGTCGTCTATCAAGGCGAACAGGCCGTTCGCTTCGCACCGGTTGGCGAGTCAGACCCAGGCCACTCCCGTTGGGGCAGCCACCGGGACCGCCCGGCAGAACGAGTTCCCACGCAGCCTCTACAGCGCCCAGAACCGCTCAAGGGTGATCAGCAGCGGAACGGTCATGCACGAGTCGTGGATCCCGGAGCAGAAATCAGCGCGGGGCGCTTGCGGGGCGCGTGGCCCGGGGTGTGGGCGGAGCCGCGCGGACGGCCCGGACGCGGAGCTGCTTGAGCTCCGTCGGGTCCATCGGGGCGAGCAGCCGCATCAGGTACTTGATCAGGCGCGCGGTCAGGATCGCCAGGAGCGTGACCAGGGCGTTGTTGAGCGCGTGCAGCAGCACTCCGTCGGCCATGGCCTGGACGCTGTCGAAGAACCCCCAGGCGAACGCGAGCCAGCCGAACAGCAGGGTCGCCACCCACGCCGCCCACCACAGCCGGACGCGCAGCGTCGGGGACGGTCGCGCGCCTCGCTCCCGAACTCCCTCCGCGACGAGCACCGAATGCTCCAGCTCGGCCAGCGCCGAGCCCGGCACGGTCAGGTTCAGCCCCGGGACCAGGACTCCGACGACCACCTCCCAGTCCGGCCGGGCGTTCTGCACCCCGATGCGCTCGGCGGCCGCGGCGCGCGCCCGCAGTCCCCACACGACGACGAGAACGCCGGAGAGCACGCCCAGCACCCAGAGGACCACGCCGGCCGTGCCGACCAAGGCGTCGGAGATCGCCAGCGCCGTGCGCGGGAGCGCCTGGCTGCGGCTGACCAGCAGCAGCACGTACCGCCAGCCCTCGGCGAGGGTGGCCAGCGCCGCGACCGCGGTGGTGATCCAAAGCGCCACCACGGCCGTCCCGGCGGTGGACTCCGCCCGCACCATCGGATCCGCGTGCGGCCGCAGCGGCAGCGCCAGCGGCCACCGCCACGCGAGCAGCGGGAACCCCCAGCGCGGCACGGCCGGGTAGGCCGGCGGACCGGTGTAGCGGCGCGGTCGGCGCGGTGGGCGGATCCGCCGCGGGCCGCCAGGCGGGATGGCGACCCACTGCACGCGCGGCCCGGAGCCGGGAGGTCGGGCCGTCACAGCACGTACGGCTCGCTGTCGGCGTCATCGGAGACCAGCGGCCGACCGATGGCCGACCAGCCGTTCATGCCGCGCTCGACGTTGATCGCGTCCCAGCCGTTGGCGCCCAGGTACGCGGCGACCTTCGCCGACCGGCCGCCGGAGCGGCAGATCACGTAGACCTGGTCGGACTCCGGGATCTCGTCGAGCCGCTGTACGAGCTCGCTCATCGGGATGTGCACGGCCTCGGGCGCGTGCCCGGCCTGCCACTCGTTCGCCTCGCGCACGTCGAGCAGCACGCTGCCCTCGGGCAGCTGGGCGGGCAGCTCCTCGGGCTGCACTCCGGGAACCTGATGACCGGGAACTGGGGTAGTCACACCCCGATGCTGCCACGCGAGGCGTGGTACCCGCGTAAGAGGGCGCGCGGACGGCCCGGCTCGCGCGGGCTCCGGGACCGCTGCGCCACCCGGTTCGCGCGGCCGGTCCGGCCAGGTGTGGACTCGAGCGGGAGAAACCCTCGAACCTTCCGCCTTGACCTGCAATTACTCCGGACGGATTTGAGGTTGTTCACACTTTCAGTGGAGATCCCGAAGGAAACGATGTTTTCGTGATCTTCCATGGCACAGTGTGCTGGCTCGATTCAGGTCCCTTCTCGGGATCCGTCCGTCAGGAAAGGAAGACATGTTTCGTCGAGCCATTCTCCGCTGGCCGAACGGCAGCGACTGGGGTCATCTGGCGACCGTTTCCGACGACGGCGGGTTGCCGCAGTTCGCCGGCTTCGTGCAGATGAGCGACCCGCGCGTGCAGGACCTCCTGGCCCAGATCGCCCCCAGACCGGACGGCGGAGACATGTGGGAAGCGCACTTCACCACCAACGACTCCGAATCGGCCGCCGAACTGATCGCGGCCTGAACGCCCCGTCGAACGACGAGGCGCCCCACGCCCGGCTCGGCCGGACGGGGCGCCTCGTCGCAGCTACCGGATCAGTGCGAGATCGCCTTCTCGGCGCCCACGCCGGTCAGCGACCGGACCTCCATCTCGGCGTACTTCTCGCTGTTGAACGGCTCCTTGCTCAGCACCGTCCCGAGGTAGCCGAGCAGGAACGACACCGGGATCGACACCAGACCAGGGTTCTTCAGCGGGAACAGCGCGAAGTCCAGCGACGGGAACATCGCGTCCTCGGCACCGGAAACGGCCGGCGAGAACACGATCAGC
This genomic interval carries:
- a CDS encoding SigE family RNA polymerase sigma factor translates to MTAHLPAVPTAAEASGVYRGQARRGDMAATEDDFAEFVRVALPGLIRYGHALTGNPHDAADLVQIVLEKVGARWAKISRNCADPSAYVRKAMANTHVSRWRRTRRETLLADFPDVPAAIQQDRLEHEPVWVALRSLPPRQRAVVVLRYYEGLSELEIAETLGVSCGTVKSQASKALATLRKRLGPLVKGGDV
- a CDS encoding DUF5926 family protein; the protein is MSKRTAPKPQADTGIKPRQPCPCGSGKRYKACHGAAGGAADVIVTRPFDGLAAECELVALREFVPSATAKLPLRGEGEVTLATVLPMAAAALRRNDDKAFIGLQVQTHSGDISRDLARAVEWVQAAELGESLSVVGPETAEVGTVPNRLQDLLDPAAPLDVELHKDFAWWLPDDVEPTGEVALSLERANAAIMPTERLTAEGVESAYWVDAGEKAHLRWVRPEPEEQLLAALARLSARAQLTLGEDSKFAGSFRAHGLLVPVWDLDREKHAREWDEPAAELGRRLAEALGSLDSEPLDAAERRARDGLRGRQVTIR
- a CDS encoding glycerophosphodiester phosphodiesterase codes for the protein MGAVRQPTPDVVAHRGASAHRAEHTRGAYELALEHGADALECDIRVSRDGRLVCVHDRRIDRTSSGRGVVSELTVAAMSEVDFGGWHQESPESADELVRRPPATPEHGVLTLDEVLGLVRDHSRPVRLFIETKHPVRYGGLVEHKLVARLARHGLAAPADPESSPVLMMSFSQSAVRRFREAAPGVPTVLLFDRFRSSWRSGVLPPWADLAGPDIRLLREDPGFVARVAALGRDTYCWTVDDPADVELCRRAGVRFVATNSPASTRFHLAESEPAQFGSVTAN
- a CDS encoding DUF4328 domain-containing protein; amino-acid sequence: MTARPPGSGPRVQWVAIPPGGPRRIRPPRRPRRYTGPPAYPAVPRWGFPLLAWRWPLALPLRPHADPMVRAESTAGTAVVALWITTAVAALATLAEGWRYVLLLVSRSQALPRTALAISDALVGTAGVVLWVLGVLSGVLVVVWGLRARAAAAERIGVQNARPDWEVVVGVLVPGLNLTVPGSALAELEHSVLVAEGVRERGARPSPTLRVRLWWAAWVATLLFGWLAFAWGFFDSVQAMADGVLLHALNNALVTLLAILTARLIKYLMRLLAPMDPTELKQLRVRAVRAAPPTPRATRPASAPR
- a CDS encoding rhodanese-like domain-containing protein is translated as MQPEELPAQLPEGSVLLDVREANEWQAGHAPEAVHIPMSELVQRLDEIPESDQVYVICRSGGRSAKVAAYLGANGWDAINVERGMNGWSAIGRPLVSDDADSEPYVL